In Streptomyces sp. NBC_00414, a single window of DNA contains:
- a CDS encoding MerR family transcriptional regulator, whose product MTADDAYGRLDDDDYPAYTMGRAAEMLGTTQGFLRAIGEARLITPLRSEGGHRRYSRYQLRVAARARELVDQGTPIEAACRIVILEDQLEEAQRINAEYRRAAEAATPAATA is encoded by the coding sequence GTGACAGCAGACGACGCGTACGGCCGTCTCGACGACGACGATTACCCCGCCTACACGATGGGCCGGGCCGCCGAAATGCTCGGCACCACCCAGGGCTTCCTCCGCGCCATCGGGGAGGCCCGCCTCATCACCCCGCTCCGCTCCGAGGGCGGCCACCGCCGTTACTCCCGCTACCAGCTGCGCGTCGCCGCCCGCGCCCGGGAACTCGTGGACCAAGGCACCCCCATCGAGGCCGCCTGCCGCATCGTCATCCTTGAGGACCAGTTGGAGGAAGCGCAGCGCATCAACGCCGAATACCGCCGAGCCGCCGAGGCGGCGACTCCTGCTGCCACGGCCTGA
- a CDS encoding WD40 repeat domain-containing protein, with amino-acid sequence MPWPAVATRRSGRRGGGRPRRNSPPLPATAAIRGIGGETLAVKPGGRILATDHGQLLDLRAGRITRRVFTSGVTTALAFSPDGRYLAAGDESGQVTVWDGDADKPLAILPALPVHDGKPRYVTALAFSPDGRTLAAAGENGTLRLWDTESGRPFGSALPTPGTTLLALAFSPESGTLCTAGAHMPLQTFDITTSHAAARVCERAGAGLTEDEWHTHIHGVPYRKTC; translated from the coding sequence ATGCCGTGGCCTGCGGTGGCGACGCGACGGAGTGGCAGGCGCGGTGGAGGCAGGCCGCGGCGGAACTCGCCGCCGCTCCCGGCGACGGCAGCGATACGCGGCATCGGCGGCGAGACCCTCGCGGTCAAACCCGGCGGCCGCATCCTGGCCACCGACCACGGCCAGCTCCTCGACCTACGGGCCGGCAGGATCACCCGCCGTGTGTTCACGTCCGGAGTCACGACGGCACTCGCCTTCAGCCCGGACGGCAGGTACCTCGCGGCCGGTGACGAATCCGGTCAGGTGACCGTGTGGGACGGCGACGCCGACAAACCCCTCGCTATCCTTCCCGCCCTTCCGGTGCACGACGGCAAACCCCGATACGTGACGGCGCTGGCGTTCTCCCCGGACGGACGCACGCTGGCCGCCGCGGGTGAGAACGGCACGCTACGGCTGTGGGACACCGAATCGGGCCGCCCCTTCGGCTCCGCCCTCCCCACCCCGGGCACAACGCTGCTTGCCCTGGCCTTCAGCCCCGAAAGCGGAACCCTCTGCACAGCAGGCGCCCACATGCCGCTGCAGACGTTCGACATCACCACCTCCCACGCAGCCGCCCGAGTCTGCGAACGCGCCGGAGCGGGACTCACCGAGGACGAATGGCACACCCACATCCACGGCGTTCCCTACCGGAAGACCTGCTGA
- a CDS encoding STAS domain-containing protein, which produces MDIQDAKSASAQHTPTPRETPATTQHARSFLDHGITVIELLGFIDLNTVPEIQVHTDAATAPHGAQVIVDLRPVDFFDCSLLGLLCRARRRTLERGGHLALVCFRPWHLRILEAAGLGQLFEPLATVQDAIAGGRPGTSVRSVPPSPAPAGPSQ; this is translated from the coding sequence ATGGACATACAGGACGCGAAGTCAGCCTCGGCCCAGCACACTCCGACGCCGCGCGAGACACCGGCAACTACCCAGCACGCACGCAGTTTCCTCGACCACGGCATCACCGTCATTGAGCTCCTAGGGTTCATCGACCTGAACACCGTCCCTGAGATTCAGGTCCATACCGACGCCGCAACCGCTCCGCACGGCGCTCAGGTGATCGTGGACCTGCGGCCGGTGGACTTCTTCGACTGTTCCCTCCTCGGCCTCCTGTGCCGGGCACGACGCAGAACACTGGAGCGAGGCGGCCATCTGGCACTGGTCTGCTTCCGGCCCTGGCACTTGCGCATCCTCGAAGCCGCCGGGCTCGGTCAACTCTTCGAGCCCCTGGCCACGGTTCAGGACGCGATAGCCGGAGGCCGACCGGGCACCTCGGTACGGTCGGTGCCCCCATCCCCAGCCCCGGCCGGGCCGTCGCAATGA
- a CDS encoding M23 family metallopeptidase encodes MPTLHKPFRGSHGISRGFTGRDYRTQHTGVDYRTPRHTPVLASAAGVVVRSVDLTVSYGRFIIVAHSGGVFTLYAHLDKRQARQGARVAAGQQIGLSGSTGRSTGPHLHFEVRKGRNSSAATVNPVPLLKRNPPTVAGPTEAAEAVGSATAPGIEAADEPDTREAVEPAEAPDRPGPPPTPPPSSPPPST; translated from the coding sequence ATGCCCACTCTCCACAAGCCCTTCCGAGGCAGCCATGGGATCTCGCGCGGTTTCACCGGGCGGGACTACCGCACTCAGCACACGGGGGTCGACTACCGCACCCCGAGGCACACGCCCGTCCTCGCGTCGGCCGCCGGAGTGGTGGTGAGGTCGGTGGATCTGACGGTGTCGTACGGGCGGTTCATCATCGTCGCCCACTCCGGCGGGGTCTTCACCCTCTACGCCCACCTGGACAAGCGGCAGGCCCGGCAGGGTGCCCGTGTCGCGGCCGGACAGCAGATCGGGCTGTCCGGCAGTACGGGGAGGTCCACGGGTCCGCACCTGCACTTCGAGGTACGTAAGGGGCGGAACAGCTCGGCGGCCACGGTGAATCCGGTGCCGCTGCTGAAGCGGAATCCGCCCACGGTGGCGGGGCCGACGGAGGCTGCCGAGGCGGTCGGGTCCGCCACGGCCCCCGGGATCGAGGCCGCCGATGAACCGGACACCCGTGAGGCCGTCGAACCCGCCGAGGCACCGGACCGGCCCGGGCCGCCACCAACGCCGCCCCCTTCATCCCCTCCCCCATCGACGTGA
- a CDS encoding NtaA/DmoA family FMN-dependent monooxygenase (This protein belongs to a clade of FMN-dependent monooxygenases, within a broader family of flavin-dependent oxidoreductases, the luciferase-like monooxygenase (LMM) family, some of whose members use coenzyme F420 rather than FMN.) has translation MSAVRPRTLKTVTGAGGTSETYDLAIDPTRSTLDTAVRVAKLAEAARIDALFTADLLSFGAQGPIGSQEPLVFVSALSQVTSRIGLIATVSTTFQHPFNLARLFGTLDHVSNGRAAWNLVTSSIGEENFGPGELPGPEERYARAAETLEVVNALWDSWEPGALTVGADGKAVLHRDRVRPIDHAGRFFTVAGPLNIPPLPQRRPVQIQAGQSEAGTALGARYAEIVFTSLPTLDFAVDFTRKIRSQAERHGRAGGLPLIFSSLHATYGSTEEEAQRLVREKREAIDFERGRAQVADMLGGGVDLSEIPLDSKLPESLLPDLASVNRRRGRVDIFTGYVRQGYTLRELVVAAQDTGHWAAAGTPEQLADAVEERFRAGVLDVVSLSGLADPRQHDFAVNGLLHELRKRKIVAADYTGTTLRENLGLELPARTSAPARV, from the coding sequence GTGAGCGCAGTACGCCCCAGGACGCTGAAGACCGTGACCGGAGCAGGCGGTACGTCCGAGACCTACGACCTGGCGATCGATCCGACCCGATCCACCCTGGACACCGCCGTGCGGGTGGCGAAACTGGCCGAGGCCGCGAGGATCGACGCCCTGTTCACCGCCGATCTCCTCAGCTTCGGCGCCCAGGGCCCGATCGGATCGCAGGAACCGCTGGTCTTCGTCTCGGCGTTGAGCCAGGTGACGTCACGGATCGGCCTGATCGCCACCGTCTCGACGACGTTCCAGCATCCGTTCAACCTGGCCCGGCTGTTCGGAACCCTCGATCACGTCAGCAACGGACGCGCCGCCTGGAATCTGGTGACCTCCTCGATCGGCGAGGAGAACTTCGGCCCCGGCGAACTGCCCGGTCCGGAGGAGCGCTACGCGCGCGCCGCGGAGACACTGGAGGTCGTCAACGCACTGTGGGACAGCTGGGAACCCGGTGCGCTGACCGTCGGTGCGGACGGCAAGGCGGTGCTGCACCGCGACCGCGTGCGTCCGATCGACCACGCGGGCCGGTTCTTCACCGTGGCCGGTCCGCTGAACATCCCGCCGCTGCCGCAGCGCCGCCCGGTACAGATCCAGGCCGGGCAGTCCGAGGCGGGGACGGCACTGGGCGCCCGGTACGCCGAGATCGTCTTCACCTCGCTGCCCACCCTGGACTTCGCCGTGGACTTCACCCGGAAGATCCGGAGCCAGGCCGAACGACACGGGCGGGCCGGCGGACTGCCCCTGATCTTCAGCTCGTTGCATGCCACCTACGGCTCCACCGAGGAGGAGGCACAGCGCCTCGTGCGTGAGAAACGCGAGGCGATCGACTTCGAACGCGGCCGTGCCCAGGTGGCCGACATGCTCGGTGGCGGAGTCGACCTGTCGGAGATCCCGCTCGACTCGAAGCTGCCGGAGAGTCTGCTGCCCGACCTCGCCTCGGTGAACCGCCGACGCGGCCGGGTCGACATCTTCACCGGCTACGTACGACAGGGCTACACGCTGCGCGAGCTTGTCGTCGCCGCACAGGACACCGGGCACTGGGCCGCGGCGGGAACACCCGAGCAACTCGCCGACGCCGTCGAGGAACGGTTCCGGGCGGGTGTCCTCGACGTGGTCTCGCTGAGCGGTCTCGCGGACCCGCGGCAGCACGACTTCGCCGTCAACGGTCTGCTGCACGAACTGCGCAAACGGAAGATCGTCGCCGCCGACTACACCGGCACCACCCTGCGCGAGAACCTCGGGCTCGAACTGCCGGCCCGCACCTCCGCGCCCGCCCGGGTCTGA
- a CDS encoding PP2C family protein-serine/threonine phosphatase, whose amino-acid sequence MTLPGALAAAESAAPVESLDVVARMLGERLGASAVSFLITDFTGGSVVRLGASGSVDTDEPARRITLRGSLYDDVIRTQRPAVEDKGEGALVRIVAPVTNRGDAIGLLELFLPGEPDAEAMREIGETAHALAYIVIANRSYTDIYQWSRRTIPLSLAAEIQHRLLPESLACEAAQFAVAGALEPADHVGGDTFDYVIDRDAVQLSVTDAMGHDVAAALLATLLVGALRRARRAGADLVDQARQADEAMREHGRQGYVTGQLLRISLIDGTTEFINAGHPWPLRMRDGQVQEVTPKVDMPFGFDTPHTYRVQSLDLRPGDRLVMLTDGMLERNATTLDLADLIVHTRALHPREAARTLIAAIVDANDGHLQDDATVMCLDWHGIGDSRRDADTGADLADASEPKTDSGSDGEQPLM is encoded by the coding sequence ATGACCTTGCCGGGGGCACTGGCGGCCGCGGAGAGCGCGGCTCCGGTGGAGTCGCTCGACGTGGTCGCGCGCATGCTCGGGGAGCGCCTGGGGGCCTCGGCGGTCTCGTTCCTCATCACCGACTTCACCGGTGGTTCCGTCGTACGGCTGGGTGCGTCGGGCAGTGTGGACACCGACGAACCCGCCCGGCGCATCACGCTGCGGGGCTCCCTGTACGACGACGTGATCCGTACCCAGCGTCCGGCGGTGGAGGACAAGGGAGAGGGCGCGCTGGTGCGGATCGTCGCCCCGGTGACCAACCGTGGCGACGCGATCGGACTCCTCGAACTGTTCCTGCCCGGCGAGCCCGACGCGGAGGCGATGCGCGAGATCGGCGAGACCGCCCACGCGCTGGCGTACATCGTCATCGCGAACCGGTCCTACACCGACATCTACCAGTGGAGCCGCCGCACCATCCCGCTGAGCCTGGCCGCGGAGATCCAGCACCGCCTGCTCCCGGAATCGCTGGCATGTGAGGCGGCGCAGTTCGCGGTGGCCGGAGCCCTGGAGCCGGCCGACCACGTCGGGGGCGACACCTTCGACTACGTGATCGACCGGGACGCGGTCCAGCTCTCCGTCACCGATGCCATGGGCCACGATGTCGCCGCCGCGCTGCTGGCCACCCTCCTGGTGGGCGCCCTGCGCCGGGCACGGCGGGCCGGCGCAGACCTCGTCGACCAGGCCCGGCAGGCCGACGAGGCCATGCGCGAGCACGGCCGCCAGGGCTACGTCACCGGCCAGCTCCTGCGCATCAGTCTGATCGACGGCACGACCGAGTTCATCAACGCGGGACATCCCTGGCCGCTGCGGATGCGCGACGGCCAGGTGCAGGAGGTCACTCCGAAGGTCGATATGCCGTTCGGCTTCGATACCCCGCACACCTACCGGGTCCAGTCGCTGGATCTGCGGCCGGGTGACCGGCTGGTGATGCTGACCGACGGCATGCTGGAGCGCAACGCCACGACCCTCGATCTGGCGGACCTGATCGTGCACACCCGCGCGCTGCATCCCCGGGAGGCCGCCCGCACGCTCATCGCGGCGATCGTCGACGCCAACGACGGTCACCTGCAGGACGACGCGACCGTCATGTGTCTGGACTGGCACGGCATCGGCGACTCCCGGCGGGACGCCGACACCGGTGCCGATCTCGCCGACGCCTCCGAACCCAAGACGGATTCGGGATCCGACGGCGAGCAGCCGCTGATGTAG